The segment CATATCTTGAGGTTTCAAGGGCACAGAAGCAGATTGATGCTGCGGTTGCATCGAGAACTCTTCAGGAAGAGAAACTTGAGGCTGAGCAGGCAAAACTTATGGCTGGTAAATCAACAGAATACCTGCTGCTTCAGGCACAGCGTGATCTCACTTTGGCAAAACTCGATGAAGCACGGGCAAGAATCTCACATGTCATGGCTGTACTGGATCTGTACATGAAAGATGGCACTCTTCTGGAAAGACGTGGAGTAGATTCAAAGACCTGATTTGCACAATTGTATTTTATACAGGTGTTTTGATCCTCGGTAGGCTTAATTGTACTGAGCTGCTGAAGAGACGTCACCTTTACAGATAGAGGGAAGTTTTTTGCGTAGGAAAAAGAAGTTGATTGCTGCTGAAGATCTGAGTTGCATTGAGGCCGACTGCCCTCTGTGCAAGAGTAAAGGGATATATTTTTATCATAACAGAATACATGTTTATTTCTCCTGCTTGCTCTGCAGAGGTGTCTTTGTGAACAGAGCTACTCTTCCCGACAGGGAAGCAGAATTGAGCCGGTATAAGGAACACAATAACGATGTCAATGATCCGGGATACCAGAATTTCGTCTCGCCCATAGTCGAATCTGTCCTAAGGGATTACTCCACTGGTCATGACGGGCTCGATTTCGGGTGCGGTCCGGGGTCGGTTATATCAAAACTGCTTTCAGATAAGGGGTACAGAATAAATCAGTACGACCCCTATTTCTCACACTCTCCCCATTTGCTAAAAAGAAAATATGATTACATCGTGTGCTGCGAGGTGATCGAACATTTCTACAATCCGTATAAGGAATTTGCCCTGCTGAGGAAAATATTAAGCGTGGGAAGTGCGCTCTACTGCATGACAGATATTCTTACAGATAAAACCGATTTCGGTAAATGGTACTATAAAAACGACAAGACCCATGTGTTTTTCTACAGGCATGAGACATTGGCCTGGATAGGTGAGCAGTTCGGTTTCAGGAATATATCAGTAAACAATAGGCTGATAACTTTTTGCGGCTGATTTGCATCGGCTTTTCAGTCTGAAAAGTTGTGTATTACTTTTCTTTATATCCCTGATTGACTACAACCTTAAGGGGAAGTATTTTATGAACTATGAAAAAAATTGAACTTATCATGGACTCTCATGCCCTGGACCTTGCACTCACCCGGATAACTCATCAGATCCGTGAGAATCATTCTGATTTAAGCAAACTGGCAATTGTTGGTATGCAGACCCGCGGAGTTTTTCTTGCAAAGCGAATAGCTGAGAAGATAAAGAGTATGGAGAGCAAGGAGTTACCGGTAGGTGTTCTTGACGCAACGCTTTATCGTGATGATTACCGCACCTCATTAAAACAGCCAAAAGTAAAAGTAACAGATATACCTTTTAATACGAATGGTAAGACAATTGTTCTTGTGGATGATGTGCTTTACACCGGTCGAACCGTACGGGCTGCGCTTGATGCTCTGACCGATTTTGGAAGGCCGGGTATAATACGGCTGGCAGTTTTAATAGACAGGGGGAACAGGGAGCTTCCTATCAGGGCGGATTATGTGGGAAAGAAGATAACCACTCTGGCCAACCAGGAGGTGGCATTGAATGTGCGTGAGATTGATGATGAAGATTCGTTGTGGTTAATGGAACTGGAGGAAGGTGATTAGGCCATGGGGCTTGAGATCCAGCATTTACTGGGATTAGAAAACGTTTCGAGGGAGGATATAAAACTTATCCT is part of the Chitinispirillum alkaliphilum genome and harbors:
- a CDS encoding Methyltransferase-related protein — translated: MIAAEDLSCIEADCPLCKSKGIYFYHNRIHVYFSCLLCRGVFVNRATLPDREAELSRYKEHNNDVNDPGYQNFVSPIVESVLRDYSTGHDGLDFGCGPGSVISKLLSDKGYRINQYDPYFSHSPHLLKRKYDYIVCCEVIEHFYNPYKEFALLRKILSVGSALYCMTDILTDKTDFGKWYYKNDKTHVFFYRHETLAWIGEQFGFRNISVNNRLITFCG
- a CDS encoding Uracil phosphoribosyltransferase; the protein is MKKIELIMDSHALDLALTRITHQIRENHSDLSKLAIVGMQTRGVFLAKRIAEKIKSMESKELPVGVLDATLYRDDYRTSLKQPKVKVTDIPFNTNGKTIVLVDDVLYTGRTVRAALDALTDFGRPGIIRLAVLIDRGNRELPIRADYVGKKITTLANQEVALNVREIDDEDSLWLMELEEGD